Within the Candidatus Dormiibacterota bacterium genome, the region GCGCTGGATTTCGCCGACCGTCAGCAGGCCGGGAACCAGCTCTTCCACCACCACCGGGTAGTGGGATTTGATGTTGTCGAGCAGCGCCGAGACCTCTTGGCGCCCCAGCAAGTCGGGCGCGTGGCCCTTGATGATTTCGGTTAGGTGCGTCGCGATGACGCTGGTGGGATCGATGACGGTGTAGCCCGCCATCTCGGCTTCGATGCGAGCCGATTCGGAGATCCAGAGCGCCGGCAGGCCGAAGGCCGGCTCGGTCGTCGGAATACCGTCGATGGGCGCGGTCGCCGTGCCCGGATTCATCGCCAGCAACCGGCTGACCATCACTTCGGCCTGAGCGACCTCCAACCCATAAATCTTCACCTGATAGCTGTTGGGCTTGAGCTGCAGGTTGTCGCGTACGCGAATCGGCGGGACCACGATCCCGAGATCCCGCGCGGCATGGCGGCGGATCAACGTGATGCGCTCGAGCAGATCGCCGCCTTGATTGACGTCGACCAGGGGAATCAATCCAAAGCCGATCTCGAGTTCCATCGGATCGTACGAGAGCAGCGGCACGACGCTCTCGGCCGGCTTCGGCGCGGCGGCCGCGGCGCTGGCGGCGGCGACGGCTTGCTGCGCGGCAAGGCCCGTGGGGCCCGCCGCGAGTACCGCACGGCGGCGAGCGAAGTAGGCGAAGAACAGTATCGCCGACATCACGAGCATGAACCAGCGCGCGAGGCCGAAGAGCCCAAATAGCCCGGTCATGATGGCGGCGATCAGAATAGCGTTCGGCTGCGCGTTCAATTGCTTGACGATATCTTTGCCGAAGTCCGATTCGGAGGCCGCGCGCGTGACGATGATGCCGGTTGCCGTGGAGATCAGCAGCGCGGGGACTTGCGTCACGATACCTTCGCCGACCGTGAGCAGCGTGAAGTGCTGGAGCGCCTGCACGAAATCCATGTGCATCTGCGCGACCCCGACGATAAATCCGCCGACGGTATTGATCGCAACGATGATGATCGCGGCGATCGCATCGCCCCGAACGAACTTGCTGGCGCCGTCCATAGCGCCGTAGAAATCGGCCGAACGTTGAATATCCTTGCGGCGTTGCCGCGCGTCGGCTTCGGTGATAAGGCCGGAATTCAAGTCGGCGTCGATCGCCAGCTGCTTGCCGGGCATGGCGTCCAAGGTGAAGCGCGCCGCGACTTCGGCCACGCGCCCGGCGCCGTTGGTAATGACGACGAACTGAATGACGACCAGGATCAGGAAGATCACGAACCCGACCGCGTAATTGCCGCCGACCACGATCTGTCCGAAGAACCCGATCACCTCACCCGCATAGCCGTGCAGCAGAATCTGCCGCGTTGCGGTGATGTTCAGCGAGAGGCGAAAGAGCGTGATGATGAGGAGCAACGACGGAAAGACCGAGAACGAAAGCGCGTTCTCGGTATAGAGGCTCGTACCGATAATGACCAGCGCGGCGGCGATGTTCAGCGTTAAGAGCGCGTCCAACACCTGCGTGGGAATCGGCACGATCATCAGGATGACCAGCATCACCGATGCGCCGGCAATCCAAATCGGAGCCGTCGCCGCAATCCGTTGCGAGATCGTCTGCGGCGCCGCGCCGGTCGTCGTCGGAACGGCGGCCATTATGCGATCGTCTTTCGCTTGAGCTTATACACGAAGGCAATCACCTGAGCTACCGCGGCATAGAGATTGGGCGGAATGGATTGATCGAGTTCGACGCGCTCGTAAAGCGTGCGCGCAAGCGGAGGATTCTCCATGATCGGAATCCGATGTTCCCGCGCAAGGTCGCGAATCCGCTTTGCCACTAAATCCGCGCCCTTCGCAACGACGACCGGCGCGTCCATCTCGACCTCGTCCCATTCGAGCGCGACCGCATAGTGCGTCGGATTCGTTACCACCACCGTCGCGCGCGGGACCGCGGACATCATGCGCCGGCGCGAACTCTCGCGCTGACGGCGCTTGAGCTGGCCCTTGACCTCGGGGTTACCCTCGGCTTGCCGGTGCTCGTCTCGCACCTCTTGCTTGGTCATCTTGAGGTTTTGCTCCAACTGCCACTTCTCGTAAGCGAAATCGAGCAAACCTACGATCACGAGCAGCATCCCGAATTTCCATGCGATGCCGTAGATGAGATTGGCAGTCAACATGACGATGGTCGCGGGCGTCGATTGCCCAACCTTATCGAAGAACGAGAGATTGCTGGAGACCGCGCTGTAAATCAAGATTCCGACTGCGGAGAGCTTGATCAGCTGCTTGGCGAGTGAGACCACGACTTGTTTGGAAAAGAGCCGCTTGAAGCCGTTGATCGGGTTGAGTTTACCGAACGACGGAGCGAGCGGCTTCATCGTAAAAAGAAAACCGAACTGCAGCACGTTCGCCAGAATACCCACCACCAGTGCGACGCCGAAGAGCAGCACCAAGACGAAGCCCAGCCCACCGGTCGCTTGGATAAAGAGCAACCAGACCGACTTCACGGTGAAGTCTTGGTGGTTCGCCACCCGGGAGAGCACGGCCGTGGCCGTGGACTCAAGGCCGGCCATAGTCTGCATGAAAAAGCCATGGATAACGAAGACGCTCACGAGGAAAATCGCCGCGCCACCAAGCTCCTGACTCTTAGGAACTTGGCCGCGCTTTCGCGACTCCTCGCGGCGTTTCGGGGTGGCCTTCTCGGTCTGCTCCGGTTTAGGCACCGTTCGAACTCGCGGTTATCATCTGTTCCTTAGGTTTTCGGCTGTTTTGCGACTTTCTCCAAGTCTGGGAACGCCAAAGCGGGAAGGTGGGTGCAGCCTGCCAATAAGGGAGGCTGACCCAAACACGACTCCGAGGAGAGAACATTGCAACGAACGCTGGGGATCTTCACCGGTGCGGCGATGGCAGCCGCGCTATTGGCCGGTTGCGGCAAAGCCACGCCGATCACGAGCGCTACCCCCACCCCGGCCCCCACGCTCCAGCCGAAAGTCTCGAGCGAGTATCCGATTCCCACGGCCAACGCGCAGCCTGAGGGCATCTCACGCGGCGCCGACGGCTCGCTCTGGTTCGTCGAAACGAACACGAACAAACTCGCTAGGCTGGACAAAACGGCAACCGTTACCGAGTTCCCGATGCCCAGCGCGAACGGCGGACCGGTCAGCATTACCACCGGCCCCGATCAGCAGCTCTGGATGACCGAGCCCGGCGCGGGCAAGGTCGCGCGCTTCAGTCTCAACACGTTCACCTTCACCGAGGTCACGCTCCCGAACCCGGCGGCCAAGCCGACCGGCATCGCCACCGGGCTCGACGGCAATCTCTGGGTGACCGATCCCGGAGCCAACGGTATCTGGAAGATCGTCCCATCCAGCACACCGCCGTATGCGACAACCTTCTATCCGCTCACCACGCCTAACGCGCAGCCCGGCGCGATCGTCTACGGCCCCGATTCGAACCTGTGGTTCGTCGAAACCGCCGTTAGCCGCATCGGAAAGCTGAATATCAGCGGCTGCTCCGGCGGAGCCTGTTCGGTAAGCGAGACACAAGTCAGCGCCGGTGCCGGCCTCTCGTCGATCGCTAACGGCAGCGACGGCGCGCTATGGTTCACCGAGACCACCGCCGACAAGATCGGCCGCGTCACGACCAACGGCGTGCTCACCGGAGAGTATCCTCTGGCACCGCTCAAAGCCCCGGTCGGGCTTGTGCTCGGAGAAGATAACAACTTCTACATCGCCGATCAGACCGGCAATCAAATCGGGCAGTTCGTACCGGGCACGCAGGCCGTCAAAGCCTATCCCGTCCCGACGGCCGCCGCGGCACCCTACGGCATCACGCTCGGCCCCGACGGTGAAGTGTACTTCACCGAACAGGCCGGCAACAAGATCGGCCAGTTCCTCTACTTCTAGGAACCCGCCTCAGCACGCGTAAAGAGCGCCCGGCCATCGTGGCCGGGCGCTCTTTACGTTCAATGGACGCGCAGGCCGCGCATGACGACGTCCATCTGGTACGCCACGTTGGCGAACAGATCGGGAGCGACGTTCCCAAGCAGCGGCATCGTCACCGCGAGCATAATCAGCCCGACGCCCACTTGAATCGGAAAGCCCACCACGAACACGTTCATCTGCGGCGCGACGCGCGACATGAACGCGAAGGCGATGTTCGTCACGAACAGCGCCACGGCAACCGGCGCGGCGATTTTAAAAGCCGACGTAAATGCCGCGCTGAAAAATATCATGACGTTCCCGGCCACGCTGGGATCTAAATGGATGTACGGAAGCGGCACCAGATTGAACGAACCCGCGACGCCTTGAATCAGATAGTAGTGGGCGTTGGTCACGAAAAAGAGCAGCGTCGCGATCGCCAACTCGAACTCGCCGATAATCGTCACCTGTTGCTGGGTGGTCGGATTAATCACATTCGCTACGGCGAATCCGATCTGGAGATCGATCAACTCGCCCGCAAATTGAATCCCAATGAAGACGAACGATGAAACGAATCCGACGAGCAGGCCCAAGACTACTTGGCAGACCACCGCGAACACCAGCTCAGATATGCCGGGCGCGAGCGTCACCAGCGGAACGCTCCGGTATAGGATGAACGCCAGTAGCGCGCTCAGCCCCAGGCGCACCTGCATGGGAACCTGCGGCGACGAGATCGCCGGAAAAACGAAGAGCATCGTGCTGATGCGAATGAATACGAGAAGAAAGGTTTCGAATTGCGCGCCGCTCAGGCCGAAAAGATCGACCACGGTTACCTGATGTAACTAGGCAGATTCGAAAAAACGCGGCTCATGAAATCGGTCAGCATCGCCAAAATGAACGGGCCGAAGAACAGAATCGCAAAGCCGGCCGTGACGATCTTGGGAATGAACGCAAGCGTGGGTTCTTGGATCTGGGTCACCGCCTGGAAGAGCGAGACCACCAAACCGACGATCATGCTCAGCAGCAACACCGGAGCTGCCGCCACCAGCGCAACGAAGACCGCTTCTCGCCCGAGCCCGATCGCGTCGCCGAAGGTCATTGCTTGAAACTCTGAAAGATCGCGGCCACGGTCAAATTCCATCCGTCGACCAGAATGAAGATCAAGATTTTAAACGGTAATGAAATGATGATCGGCGGAAGCATCATCATGCCCATCGAGAGCAAGATGCTCGCAACCACCATATCGATGACAATAAACGGAATGTAGATCGCGAACCCGATCTCGAACGCCGTCTTGAGCTCGGAGATGACGAACGCCGGTATCAACAGATACGTCGGCACGTCGGCCTGGGCTTTCGGCCGCGGCTCTTTCGAAATCGAATAGAACAGTTGGATGTCTTTCTCGCGGGTCTGTTTGAACATGAACGTGCGCAACGGAGCGGCGGCGCGATCGAGCGCCACCGATTGCGAAATCTGGTTCTTCATGTACGGCTGCAAGGCGTTGGTGTTGACCGCACGGATGACGGGGTTCATCGTAAAGAACGTCAGGAACAGCGCTAGGCCGATGAGGACCTGGTTCGGGGGCGTCTGCTGCGTCCCGAGCGCGGTGCGCACGAACGAGAGCACGACGATGATCCGCGTGAACGACGTCACCATTACCAGCAACGTCGGCGCCAGCGCCAGCACCGTCAGCAGCAAGAGAATCTGGAGCGCGGCCACGACTTGGGTCGGGCTCTTGGCCGCGCCGACGCCGATATTCAGCGACGGAATCGGCAAGGTCGGCGCGGTGGGCGCCGTCGCCGCAGCGGCAATCGCCGGCAACACCCATAGCGTGAAGACCGCCAGTGCCGCGCCGATGAGAAACCATTGGTGGCGCTCCCAAACCTGCGCCAGAACCGCGCGAACCTTCTTCACGGCTTCCTACGAAAGGTCTTGAACGTGTCCATCAGCGACGAGCGCTGCATCCCGAGTACCGAGCGCTGCGCGGCGAGCCACGGCTCGACCTCGTCGGTCGGAAGCTCCGCCAGCGTGCTCACCTGCGCGTTGCCGCCGCCGACCAGCAGATATCGAGCACCCACCTTCACGACGTGCAGCGAAACGTGCTGCGAGAGCATCGTCGATTCCAAAACCGTGACGAGCCGCCGATCCGCCGAAAGCAGGACGCGTCCGCGCGCGATCCCGCGCACGACCACCCACAGGCCCACGAGCATGAGCCCAACCACGACCAGCGCCAGGATGTAGTTCGACCAAAATCCGCTGGACACGCCGGCGATCAACCGATCTGCGGATTGAGTTCGCTGATCTTCACCGCGTACTTATCATCGACCACGACGACCTCTCCACGCGCGATCAGGATATTGTTCACATAGAGATCGATCGGTTCGGCAGCGAGCTTATCGAGCTCGAATACGGTCCCGGACTGGAACGAAACGACCTCCCGCAGCGGCATCACGGTCTTTCCTAGGACCGCGCTGATCTGCAGCGGCACGTCGTGAACGAGATCCAGGTTGGCCTGCCCGGGCTGCGCCGCCCGCACCGGGGTTGGCTGCATCGGCGTAAAGGCCACCGTTTGCGCATTGCTCACCGCCGCCGAAGCCCGCGCCGCGGACGGCGATTGGCGTGGCGGTGGCTCGGGAGCAACCGGTTCCGGAGCGGCCGCAGGCGCGGCTTGCTGCGCCGGGGATAGCCCGAATTTCGAGAGGGTAATCGCGGCGAAATCCAAGCTCAGACGCGGCGTGAGATCGGCGCCGACTTGCACTTCGCCCTCGTACGATTCGAACGGCGGCGGCGGCAAGAGCGTCGCATCGGTGCAGAGCTCGGCGTGCACGCCTTCCGCGCTCGTTCCGAGCTCCTGTGCGAGTTGCTCGATCATCGCGGCTGAAATCTGAGATGCGGTCTCCGAGGCGATCGAGAGCTGCATCGGCCCCATCTCGGCCATGTCCTCGCTCCCGCCCAGCATCACGCCCACGACGTGTTGCATATCGGACTTCGGAAAGCGGACGACGATCTGCGCGCCCAGCGACGGGATTTCGGCGATCGTCACCAACTCGTCACCGTCGGTCTTGATCGATCCCTCGTGATCGTTGCGGGTCGCTGCGGTCGCCGCGGCGGGTTGCTCCACCAACCGGCCGAGCACCGTGCCGGCGGCCGCCAGCATCGCATCGGCTAGTTGTTGCATATCCGGCATACGCTATTCGTCCTCGCTATGGATGACTTGAGCTACTTGCACCGCCACCTGATCTTTATTCCGCCCCGGGAACACGCGGAATTTCTCTTTGTCGTTAACCCTGGCGCTGAGCGGTTCGCTGGTCAGTTTGTCAAACACCACGACGTCGCCTTCGCGCAGTACCACGAGATCCCGCAGCGAGAGCATCGTCTTGCCCAACTCCACTTCGACCTCGACATCGGCGCGTTCGACGTTGCGCGTCAATTGCGCGATGTCTTCCTCGGTCATGCCGCGTCCGGCGATCACCGTCGGCGACCATTGGAAATCGGTCAACTGTTGTCCGATCGACTGCAGCACGAGATACGGGAGGCAGAAGTTCATCACCCCGGCCATATCTCCAACCTTCAATTCCATCGATACGTATGCCACGATTTGATCGAGCGGAATAATACGCGGGATGAACTGCGGGTTCGAATCGAGCGCCTCGATCTTAAGCGAGAGCGTCAACAGATAGTTCCACGATTCGCGGTAGCTGTTGAGCATGCGCGCCATGAAGCGCTGCATCAGCGTTCGCTCGATATCGGTGAGGTCGCGAAGCTTGTTCGGAAACCAGCCCGGTCCGCCCAACAAGCGGTCGATGATCGAGAATACTAAATTGAGATCGACCTGCACGATACCGCTGCCCGGCAACGGATCCATCGAATAGATTGCCAGAATCGAAGGCGTACCGATCGAGGCGATAAAGTCGCCGTAGCTGATCTGTTCGATCGAGATGATCGTCGCTTCGACGCGCGTCCTTAAATATACCGAGAGCGAGTTGTTGAGCAGGCGCGTGAAATTCTCGTGAAGCGTCCGCAACGTCTGCAACTGATTGTTGCTAAATTTATCGAGCCGCTTGTTGAAGCGGAAATCGAACGACTTGACCCGCCGGCCGTCGATGGCTTCTTTAGCGGGCGCTCCGCCCTGCCCCGAAAGCTGGTTGATGAGCGCATCAATTTCTTCTTGTGAGAGACTCGACATCCGAGAACGCTATTGACCTTTCTCCGCTTTTGAAAGCGTCGCATTGAGCAGGACTATATCCACCCGACGGTTCTGCTGACGTTCTGCTTCCGTGCGATTCTGCGTTCGCGGCTTATACTCTCCATACCCGGCCGCCGAGATGCGGTACGGGTCGAGATGGTCCTTTTCGACCAGATACCGCACCACGTTGACGGCCCGCGCCGCCGAAAGTTCCCAATTCGTGGGATAGAGGGCGTTATGGATCGGGACGTTATCCGTATTGCCCTCGACCCGGATCAGGTTCTTATTCTTGACCAGAAATGTATCGATACCATCCAGGATCTGCTTGGTATGCGGCCGCAGCTCGGCGCTGCCGCTATCGTAGTACGACTGGTCCGAAAGCAGCGTAATCACCAATCCGCGATGGTCGACGTGGACCTGCACTTGCTTGCCGAGCCGGTGCTGCTGCACGAATTTTTCGAGGTCTTTTTGAATGGCCGGAATGCTGGCGCTCGCGTTGTTGGCCTGGCTGCCGTTCGCTCCGCCGCTCGGCGGCTGGTTGACCGACCAGGTATTGTCGAAACCGCCCGAGACGCTGCGCGCGAACTGCTGCACTTTCACGCGGCTGATCGTCGACATCG harbors:
- the fliP gene encoding flagellar type III secretion system pore protein FliP (The bacterial flagellar biogenesis protein FliP forms a type III secretion system (T3SS)-type pore required for flagellar assembly.), with product MLPAIAAAATAPTAPTLPIPSLNIGVGAAKSPTQVVAALQILLLLTVLALAPTLLVMVTSFTRIIVVLSFVRTALGTQQTPPNQVLIGLALFLTFFTMNPVIRAVNTNALQPYMKNQISQSVALDRAAAPLRTFMFKQTREKDIQLFYSISKEPRPKAQADVPTYLLIPAFVISELKTAFEIGFAIYIPFIVIDMVVASILLSMGMMMLPPIIISLPFKILIFILVDGWNLTVAAIFQSFKQ
- a CDS encoding flagellar biosynthetic protein FliO produces the protein MSSGFWSNYILALVVVGLMLVGLWVVVRGIARGRVLLSADRRLVTVLESTMLSQHVSLHVVKVGARYLLVGGGNAQVSTLAELPTDEVEPWLAAQRSVLGMQRSSLMDTFKTFRRKP
- a CDS encoding OmpA family protein; amino-acid sequence: MAQPAKTAARAAESKFRNRQKEQSLETAGMMRWLLTYADMITLMLALFIILFAMSTISRVKVQQFARSVSGGFDNTWSVNQPPSGGANGSQANNASASIPAIQKDLEKFVQQHRLGKQVQVHVDHRGLVITLLSDQSYYDSGSAELRPHTKQILDGIDTFLVKNKNLIRVEGNTDNVPIHNALYPTNWELSAARAVNVVRYLVEKDHLDPYRISAAGYGEYKPRTQNRTEAERQQNRRVDIVLLNATLSKAEKGQ
- the fliR gene encoding flagellar biosynthetic protein FliR, which gives rise to MVDLFGLSGAQFETFLLVFIRISTMLFVFPAISSPQVPMQVRLGLSALLAFILYRSVPLVTLAPGISELVFAVVCQVVLGLLVGFVSSFVFIGIQFAGELIDLQIGFAVANVINPTTQQQVTIIGEFELAIATLLFFVTNAHYYLIQGVAGSFNLVPLPYIHLDPSVAGNVMIFFSAAFTSAFKIAAPVAVALFVTNIAFAFMSRVAPQMNVFVVGFPIQVGVGLIMLAVTMPLLGNVAPDLFANVAYQMDVVMRGLRVH
- the fliN gene encoding flagellar motor switch protein FliN, producing the protein MQQLADAMLAAAGTVLGRLVEQPAAATAATRNDHEGSIKTDGDELVTIAEIPSLGAQIVVRFPKSDMQHVVGVMLGGSEDMAEMGPMQLSIASETASQISAAMIEQLAQELGTSAEGVHAELCTDATLLPPPPFESYEGEVQVGADLTPRLSLDFAAITLSKFGLSPAQQAAPAAAPEPVAPEPPPRQSPSAARASAAVSNAQTVAFTPMQPTPVRAAQPGQANLDLVHDVPLQISAVLGKTVMPLREVVSFQSGTVFELDKLAAEPIDLYVNNILIARGEVVVVDDKYAVKISELNPQIG
- the fliQ gene encoding flagellar biosynthesis protein FliQ; the encoded protein is MTFGDAIGLGREAVFVALVAAAPVLLLSMIVGLVVSLFQAVTQIQEPTLAFIPKIVTAGFAILFFGPFILAMLTDFMSRVFSNLPSYIR
- the flhA gene encoding flagellar biosynthesis protein FlhA: MAAVPTTTGAAPQTISQRIAATAPIWIAGASVMLVILMIVPIPTQVLDALLTLNIAAALVIIGTSLYTENALSFSVFPSLLLIITLFRLSLNITATRQILLHGYAGEVIGFFGQIVVGGNYAVGFVIFLILVVIQFVVITNGAGRVAEVAARFTLDAMPGKQLAIDADLNSGLITEADARQRRKDIQRSADFYGAMDGASKFVRGDAIAAIIIVAINTVGGFIVGVAQMHMDFVQALQHFTLLTVGEGIVTQVPALLISTATGIIVTRAASESDFGKDIVKQLNAQPNAILIAAIMTGLFGLFGLARWFMLVMSAILFFAYFARRRAVLAAGPTGLAAQQAVAAASAAAAAPKPAESVVPLLSYDPMELEIGFGLIPLVDVNQGGDLLERITLIRRHAARDLGIVVPPIRVRDNLQLKPNSYQVKIYGLEVAQAEVMVSRLLAMNPGTATAPIDGIPTTEPAFGLPALWISESARIEAEMAGYTVIDPTSVIATHLTEIIKGHAPDLLGRQEVSALLDNIKSHYPVVVEELVPGLLTVGEIQRVLQNLLRERIPVRNLVLILETLADAGRVSKDIDYLTERVRAALARHISAEYAENGLLSVITVDPRLESLLGEAVRRGEDAYALLDPNTVARVYASLTKQIAVAQNAGLQPIVLCSPSVRLALKRLTERAAPQLVVLSYSEIAPGLRVESIGQVSTTEEPSSDTMETTAR
- the flhB gene encoding flagellar biosynthesis protein FlhB; amino-acid sequence: MPKPEQTEKATPKRREESRKRGQVPKSQELGGAAIFLVSVFVIHGFFMQTMAGLESTATAVLSRVANHQDFTVKSVWLLFIQATGGLGFVLVLLFGVALVVGILANVLQFGFLFTMKPLAPSFGKLNPINGFKRLFSKQVVVSLAKQLIKLSAVGILIYSAVSSNLSFFDKVGQSTPATIVMLTANLIYGIAWKFGMLLVIVGLLDFAYEKWQLEQNLKMTKQEVRDEHRQAEGNPEVKGQLKRRQRESSRRRMMSAVPRATVVVTNPTHYAVALEWDEVEMDAPVVVAKGADLVAKRIRDLAREHRIPIMENPPLARTLYERVELDQSIPPNLYAAVAQVIAFVYKLKRKTIA
- the fliM gene encoding flagellar motor switch protein FliM encodes the protein MSSLSQEEIDALINQLSGQGGAPAKEAIDGRRVKSFDFRFNKRLDKFSNNQLQTLRTLHENFTRLLNNSLSVYLRTRVEATIISIEQISYGDFIASIGTPSILAIYSMDPLPGSGIVQVDLNLVFSIIDRLLGGPGWFPNKLRDLTDIERTLMQRFMARMLNSYRESWNYLLTLSLKIEALDSNPQFIPRIIPLDQIVAYVSMELKVGDMAGVMNFCLPYLVLQSIGQQLTDFQWSPTVIAGRGMTEEDIAQLTRNVERADVEVEVELGKTMLSLRDLVVLREGDVVVFDKLTSEPLSARVNDKEKFRVFPGRNKDQVAVQVAQVIHSEDE